Proteins from a genomic interval of Undibacterium parvum:
- a CDS encoding winged helix-turn-helix domain-containing protein, giving the protein MELTLASARALHLAAQGLLNPIQKTACKADVLQCIRQMSALQIDTISVVARSPYLVLWSRLGQYQNAWLDELLAEGAIFEYWSHEACFLPIEDYALYRHQMVSPQGLGWKYNHRWLTENTQQVEHVRQHIQQHGETRSVDFERKSGKAGGWWEWKPEKRSLEVLFTTGELMVARRHNFHRVYDLRERVHPHWSDQRDLPEQLHCQQQQVLKAVKALGIAKASWISDYFRMGKLNPVIQPAQLAQQGLLISLQLADSDQPVYVHPDHEELLHQAYDGALKANTTRILSPFDPVVWDRKRAAELFNFDYKLECYTPEAARRYGYFSLPILRNGNLIARMDAKVHRKTGVFEIKKLHLESDTRVSASLAADVSRSIKDFAQWQQCIEIQLQHCSSQAFFNLLKNKF; this is encoded by the coding sequence ATGGAACTTACCCTCGCCTCGGCCCGTGCGCTACACCTCGCGGCGCAGGGTTTATTAAATCCAATTCAAAAAACAGCCTGCAAAGCCGATGTACTGCAATGCATACGCCAAATGTCGGCCTTACAAATCGACACCATTAGCGTGGTGGCACGCAGTCCGTATTTGGTGTTATGGAGCCGACTCGGCCAATATCAAAACGCTTGGCTAGACGAACTCCTGGCAGAAGGCGCTATTTTTGAATACTGGTCACACGAAGCTTGTTTTCTACCTATAGAAGATTACGCTTTGTATCGCCATCAAATGGTGTCGCCACAAGGCTTGGGCTGGAAATACAACCACCGCTGGTTGACTGAAAACACCCAGCAAGTTGAGCATGTTCGTCAGCATATACAGCAACATGGAGAAACCCGCTCAGTTGACTTTGAACGCAAGAGTGGTAAAGCAGGCGGTTGGTGGGAATGGAAACCCGAAAAACGCTCACTAGAAGTACTGTTTACTACGGGTGAATTAATGGTTGCCAGACGCCATAATTTTCACCGTGTCTATGACTTACGCGAGCGCGTACATCCGCACTGGAGCGATCAACGCGATTTACCAGAGCAATTACACTGCCAGCAGCAACAGGTACTCAAAGCAGTGAAAGCCTTGGGCATAGCAAAAGCTTCGTGGATCAGCGATTACTTTAGAATGGGGAAATTAAACCCTGTAATCCAGCCTGCGCAACTGGCGCAACAAGGCCTATTAATCAGCTTACAACTGGCAGACTCGGATCAGCCAGTCTATGTCCATCCTGACCACGAAGAACTGCTGCATCAGGCATACGACGGCGCACTCAAAGCGAACACGACACGAATACTGTCGCCATTTGATCCTGTGGTATGGGATAGAAAACGCGCTGCCGAATTATTCAATTTCGATTACAAACTCGAATGCTATACGCCCGAGGCGGCCAGACGTTACGGCTACTTCAGTTTACCGATATTAAGAAACGGTAATCTGATCGCGCGCATGGATGCAAAAGTTCATAGAAAAACCGGCGTGTTCGAAATTAAGAAACTCCATCTCGAATCGGATACTCGGGTCAGCGCAAGCTTGGCAGCGGATGTTTCTCGCTCAATTAAAGACTTCGCACAGTGGCAGCAATGCATAGAGATTCAGTTGCAGCACTGCAGTTCACAGGCGTTTTTTAACTTACTCAAAAACAAATTCTAA
- the trpS gene encoding tryptophan--tRNA ligase, with protein MSDDKKPSSTPTENTQHLILTGDRPTGPLHLGHFVGSLRNRVLYQHQYQQYIMIADAQALTDNMDDPAKVHNNVLEVALDYLAVGIDPSKSTIFIQSQIPELTELTYYYMNLVTVARLERNPTIKQEIVLRNFERDIPAGFFTYPVSQAADITAFKATLVPVGDDQIPMIEQTNEIVRRFNRLVKQDILLECEALVPEIGRLPGIDGKAKMSKSLGNSINLGASAAEIKAAVKNVYTDPLHLRVEDPGHLEGNVAFIYLDAFDQDKISLQEMKDHYVRGGLGDSKVKQRLEAVLQDMLTPIRERRQEYEKDRAQVLQMLKVGTERAREIAAKTTDEVKAALGLKHF; from the coding sequence ATGAGCGACGATAAAAAACCTTCTTCTACACCGACAGAAAATACCCAACATTTGATCCTGACTGGCGACCGCCCGACCGGTCCGCTGCATTTGGGACATTTTGTTGGCAGCCTTCGCAATCGCGTTCTGTATCAGCACCAATATCAGCAGTACATCATGATCGCTGATGCGCAGGCGCTGACAGACAATATGGATGATCCTGCAAAAGTGCATAACAACGTGCTCGAAGTCGCATTAGATTACCTAGCGGTTGGGATAGACCCGAGTAAATCGACGATTTTCATACAATCGCAAATTCCTGAGCTGACCGAGCTTACTTATTACTATATGAATTTGGTCACCGTAGCCAGACTGGAACGCAATCCAACCATCAAACAAGAGATAGTCTTACGCAATTTCGAACGCGATATTCCGGCTGGATTTTTCACCTATCCGGTCAGTCAGGCGGCCGACATCACCGCCTTCAAAGCGACACTGGTACCAGTAGGCGACGATCAGATCCCGATGATAGAGCAGACCAATGAAATCGTAAGACGTTTTAACCGCTTGGTAAAGCAAGATATCTTGCTCGAATGTGAAGCCCTAGTTCCTGAAATTGGACGCTTGCCGGGTATCGATGGCAAAGCCAAGATGAGTAAATCACTGGGCAATAGCATCAATCTTGGTGCCAGCGCTGCCGAGATCAAAGCTGCAGTTAAAAATGTTTATACCGACCCTTTGCACTTAAGAGTAGAAGATCCTGGGCACTTAGAGGGCAATGTCGCATTCATTTATTTGGATGCCTTTGACCAAGACAAAATCAGTTTGCAAGAAATGAAGGATCACTATGTGCGCGGCGGGCTTGGAGACAGCAAAGTTAAGCAAAGGCTAGAGGCGGTTTTACAAGACATGCTGACACCGATACGTGAACGCCGTCAAGAATATGAAAAAGATCGCGCTCAGGTTTTGCAGATGCTCAAGGTTGGCACCGAAAGAGCCAGAGAAATCGCAGCAAAAACTACCGATGAAGTAAAAGCTGCACTGGGATTAAAGCACTTCTAA
- the hemC gene encoding hydroxymethylbilane synthase, whose protein sequence is MTAIVSTYSPPTKLIIASRESRLAMWQAEHVRDQLVALYPACTIEILGMTTRGDQILDRALSKVGGKGLFVKELEVAMAEGRADFAVHSLKDVPMDLPEGYALAAILEREDPRDAFVSNDYASLDDLPAGAVVGTSSLRRQALITARYPHLVIHPLRGNLDTRLRKLDQGDYAAIILAAAGLKRLGLPERIRAFIAPEQSLPAAGQGAMAIEVAANRPDLLACLAPLNHLPTSQAVSAERSVSKAFGGSCQIPLAAFATVHDGMMHLRAMVATPDGTRVVSAEVHGKSEMYLELGLEVVQALSAQDAEAILAVCKEQITE, encoded by the coding sequence ATGACAGCAATCGTTTCGACCTATTCTCCGCCGACAAAATTGATCATTGCCTCGCGTGAAAGTCGTTTGGCCATGTGGCAGGCCGAACATGTGCGAGATCAATTAGTGGCCTTGTATCCGGCATGTACTATAGAAATTTTGGGTATGACCACGCGCGGTGATCAAATTCTTGATCGAGCGCTCTCTAAGGTTGGTGGTAAAGGGCTTTTTGTCAAAGAGCTGGAAGTGGCCATGGCAGAAGGGCGCGCCGATTTTGCGGTGCATTCCTTGAAGGATGTCCCTATGGATTTGCCTGAGGGCTATGCATTGGCGGCAATTCTGGAACGTGAGGACCCCCGTGATGCTTTTGTTTCGAATGACTATGCCTCTCTGGATGATTTGCCGGCCGGTGCTGTGGTTGGTACTAGTAGTTTGCGGCGCCAGGCACTTATCACAGCGCGCTATCCGCACTTAGTTATACATCCACTTCGCGGCAACCTCGATACCCGTTTGCGCAAGCTAGATCAAGGCGATTACGCGGCAATTATTTTGGCTGCGGCTGGCTTGAAACGACTGGGGCTGCCAGAAAGAATACGTGCATTCATCGCACCGGAGCAAAGTTTGCCGGCCGCTGGCCAAGGTGCGATGGCGATCGAGGTCGCCGCTAATCGACCTGATTTATTGGCTTGTTTGGCTCCGTTGAATCATTTACCCACTTCGCAAGCAGTAAGTGCAGAACGTTCAGTATCGAAGGCGTTTGGAGGGAGTTGCCAGATACCACTGGCAGCTTTTGCGACCGTGCACGACGGCATGATGCATTTGCGAGCCATGGTCGCGACTCCTGACGGCACACGTGTTGTTAGTGCTGAGGTTCACGGTAAGTCTGAAATGTATCTGGAGCTTGGATTAGAAGTCGTTCAGGCATTGTCGGCGCAGGATGCTGAGGCGATCTTGGCGGTGTGTAAAGAGCAAATTACAGAGTAA
- a CDS encoding uroporphyrinogen-III synthase: MHELKSDLMPDSKKSIVQVEAVVITRPLAQAKGFSEQVKAIGRKPEIFPMLEIHALADDTQLRAILARLRDFAMVAFVSPNAVNAVFSYIQSWPQSVTIAVMGAGSRAALAAHGITDINAHIISPTNPERTDSETLLDELDLDGLKARSVLIIRGETGRELLADALRAKSIAVVQVAAYCRKAPEFNAQRQSQLNSLLSQKNTWVVTSSEVLKTMLSWAEQIDFENGVAKMQRQQILVPHARIAETAKILGFLSITLTGSGDERLLVALQSEL, translated from the coding sequence ATGCACGAATTAAAATCTGATTTAATGCCGGATAGTAAGAAGAGTATTGTGCAAGTTGAGGCTGTCGTCATTACTCGACCACTCGCGCAAGCCAAGGGGTTTTCCGAGCAAGTAAAGGCAATTGGCCGTAAGCCAGAAATATTTCCGATGCTGGAAATTCATGCACTGGCTGATGATACGCAGTTAAGAGCAATTTTAGCGAGGTTAAGGGATTTCGCTATGGTTGCTTTTGTTAGTCCGAATGCAGTCAATGCCGTATTTTCGTATATACAGAGCTGGCCGCAGAGTGTGACGATTGCAGTGATGGGGGCGGGCAGTCGTGCCGCGTTGGCTGCGCATGGCATTACAGATATCAATGCACATATCATCAGCCCAACGAATCCTGAACGCACGGACTCGGAAACCTTGTTGGACGAACTTGATCTGGATGGGTTGAAAGCACGCAGTGTATTAATCATACGCGGTGAGACTGGTCGGGAATTGTTGGCGGACGCGCTCAGAGCTAAATCTATTGCAGTGGTTCAAGTTGCCGCTTATTGTCGCAAGGCGCCAGAGTTTAATGCACAACGGCAGAGCCAGTTGAACAGCTTACTTTCTCAGAAAAACACATGGGTAGTCACTAGTTCTGAAGTGCTGAAAACCATGCTCTCGTGGGCCGAGCAAATTGATTTTGAAAATGGCGTGGCAAAAATGCAACGCCAGCAAATACTGGTTCCGCATGCTCGGATCGCAGAAACTGCAAAAATACTTGGATTTTTATCCATTACACTGACAGGATCAGGCGACGAACGTCTGCTTGTCGCGTTACAATCTGAACTATGA
- a CDS encoding uroporphyrinogen-III C-methyltransferase, which produces MSEQQLPHDAASTANSTDSASKQLAAAVLSDTTNSPKIVWTQPVYLMLGAVTVLLGVHWWTSQTQISSLREELALRLQRAETNSSETKLLAKTVYDGSKEIQAKVAVLEGKQSEAQSQQLALEQLYQDLSKNRDEWALAEIEQVLATASQQLQLAGNVQGAIIALQNADSRLAKSEKPQFISIRRAIAKDVEKLKSLPALDLTGVALRLDSVIAQVDHIPLWSDEKVVATGLAPKAPLRVLPKAPSSNSKSGSKQGSEDVPENGWSMRIQDAWQSFFSEMLIEVKQLMRVRNVETPDALLLTPSQGYFARENLKLRLLNARLALLSRNEDAFRSDMIAAQDALTKYFDTRAKQAQTVQALLRQVQASNLSIEMPTLSDSLNAVRNYKVKP; this is translated from the coding sequence ATGAGCGAACAGCAATTACCCCACGACGCCGCATCGACGGCCAATTCGACCGATTCGGCTTCAAAGCAGCTGGCAGCAGCTGTTTTATCCGATACTACCAACAGCCCAAAAATAGTTTGGACACAACCCGTTTATCTGATGTTAGGAGCGGTGACGGTTTTGTTAGGTGTCCACTGGTGGACATCGCAAACCCAGATCTCTAGTTTGCGAGAAGAGCTCGCTCTGCGTTTGCAGCGCGCTGAAACCAATAGTAGCGAGACTAAACTGCTTGCCAAAACTGTGTACGATGGATCGAAAGAAATCCAAGCTAAAGTTGCGGTTTTAGAAGGTAAGCAAAGTGAGGCGCAGAGCCAACAGTTGGCACTCGAACAGCTATATCAAGATTTATCCAAAAATCGTGATGAATGGGCTTTGGCAGAAATTGAGCAAGTATTAGCGACTGCTAGTCAACAATTGCAATTGGCCGGCAACGTTCAAGGAGCGATTATCGCATTGCAAAATGCAGATAGCCGTTTAGCTAAATCAGAAAAGCCGCAATTTATTTCTATCCGCCGTGCGATTGCCAAAGACGTAGAAAAACTGAAGTCTTTGCCTGCTTTGGATTTAACTGGTGTGGCTTTGCGTCTCGATAGTGTGATCGCACAGGTTGATCATATTCCACTATGGTCCGATGAAAAAGTGGTCGCGACAGGGCTGGCACCGAAAGCACCATTGCGTGTTTTACCCAAGGCGCCGAGTTCAAATTCAAAAAGCGGTAGCAAACAAGGTAGCGAAGATGTGCCAGAAAATGGCTGGAGTATGCGGATCCAGGATGCCTGGCAGAGTTTTTTCAGCGAAATGTTGATAGAAGTTAAGCAGTTAATGCGGGTTCGTAATGTTGAAACGCCAGACGCTTTGTTACTGACGCCATCGCAAGGCTATTTTGCACGTGAGAATCTTAAATTACGTTTATTGAATGCACGCTTGGCGCTGTTGTCTCGCAATGAAGATGCGTTTCGCAGTGACATGATTGCTGCCCAAGATGCCTTGACCAAATATTTTGATACCCGCGCTAAGCAAGCACAAACGGTTCAAGCTTTACTTCGTCAAGTTCAAGCGAGTAATTTATCAATAGAAATGCCGACTTTGTCAGATAGCCTTAATGCAGTTCGTAACTATAAGGTGAAGCCATAA
- a CDS encoding heme biosynthesis protein HemY, producing MRIFIRLLILFSLAVGLAIGARFNPGNVVFFYPPYRVDLSLNFFLCLTLLLFVLVYFLLRTLVATQEMPQKVAAYRKNKRERDSNKALREALKALFEGRFGRAEKAATNAINLPENAAVAALIGARAAHFMSQFDRRDTWFSSIESDTSYKTARLVSMTELLVDQHKAEDALAAVKELNASGTRHIQVLRWSLKANQQAKKWPEVLKLVRTLDKHHALHPALSSRLRELAYEDMLKNQSHDADSLRRVWFEIPASDRKTRFVAFTGATFFNASGLHDDARIIVEKALTENWDDRLMRVYRDACSSEGAASLLTQIEHCENWKKERPNDPELALTLGVLCFKQKLWGKAQRHLEQALSDAVESRTVREANLKLGQLHEALGQADEAAKHYRLCAIATMK from the coding sequence ATGCGCATTTTTATTCGGCTTCTGATTCTCTTTTCTCTAGCAGTTGGTCTGGCGATAGGTGCTCGTTTTAATCCCGGAAATGTGGTGTTTTTTTATCCGCCATATAGGGTCGATTTATCTTTGAATTTTTTTCTGTGTCTGACGCTCTTATTATTCGTCCTAGTTTATTTTTTATTGCGTACTTTGGTTGCAACGCAAGAAATGCCGCAGAAAGTAGCGGCTTACCGAAAAAACAAACGTGAGAGAGACAGCAATAAAGCACTGCGTGAGGCGCTAAAGGCTCTATTTGAAGGGCGTTTTGGCCGTGCTGAAAAGGCTGCAACTAATGCGATAAATTTGCCAGAAAATGCGGCAGTAGCAGCCTTGATTGGAGCTCGAGCAGCTCATTTTATGAGTCAGTTTGATCGACGCGATACTTGGTTTTCTAGCATAGAGAGCGATACCAGTTACAAGACTGCGCGCCTAGTTAGTATGACGGAATTGCTAGTCGATCAGCATAAAGCCGAAGACGCCTTGGCTGCTGTGAAAGAACTCAATGCGAGTGGCACTCGACACATTCAGGTTTTACGGTGGTCTTTGAAAGCGAATCAGCAAGCCAAGAAATGGCCCGAGGTTTTGAAGTTGGTGCGCACCCTGGATAAACATCATGCATTGCATCCAGCCTTATCTAGCCGCTTGCGAGAATTGGCGTATGAAGACATGCTTAAAAATCAAAGTCACGATGCTGACTCCTTACGTCGTGTATGGTTTGAAATTCCAGCGTCTGATCGTAAAACTCGATTCGTCGCATTTACGGGAGCGACATTTTTTAATGCAAGTGGATTGCACGACGATGCCCGTATCATAGTGGAAAAAGCTTTGACCGAAAACTGGGATGATCGATTAATGCGAGTTTATCGGGATGCCTGCTCATCAGAAGGCGCGGCTTCTTTATTAACTCAAATTGAACACTGTGAGAATTGGAAGAAAGAGCGACCAAATGATCCGGAACTAGCGCTGACACTTGGTGTGCTGTGTTTTAAACAAAAACTCTGGGGTAAGGCGCAAAGACATCTTGAGCAAGCTTTATCTGATGCAGTTGAATCAAGAACTGTCCGTGAGGCAAACCTTAAACTGGGGCAGTTGCACGAGGCTTTAGGGCAGGCCGATGAGGCTGCAAAACATTACCGCTTATGTGCGATTGCGACTATGAAATAG
- the ppa gene encoding inorganic diphosphatase translates to MSLNKVPAGRDLPNDFNVIIEIPMNADPIKYEVDKESGAIFVDRFMGTAMHYPCNYGYVPETIAGDGDPVDVLVITPFPLIPGVVVRCRPIGILKMTDEAGSDGKVLAVPIDKILPIYTHWQKPEDMNELRLRQIQHFFEHYKDLEKGKWVKIEGWGGPEDAKTEILDGVANYKKSKE, encoded by the coding sequence ATGAGCTTGAATAAAGTCCCAGCTGGTCGCGATCTTCCTAACGATTTTAACGTGATCATCGAAATACCGATGAATGCCGATCCGATTAAATACGAAGTTGATAAAGAGTCGGGCGCGATTTTTGTAGATCGTTTTATGGGTACTGCGATGCATTACCCATGTAATTATGGTTATGTTCCTGAGACGATCGCTGGCGATGGAGATCCGGTTGATGTACTCGTCATTACACCATTTCCACTGATACCAGGAGTTGTTGTCCGTTGTCGCCCAATCGGGATATTGAAAATGACGGATGAAGCCGGTAGCGACGGTAAAGTTTTAGCCGTTCCTATTGATAAAATTTTGCCAATATATACACACTGGCAGAAGCCTGAAGATATGAATGAACTGCGCCTGCGCCAAATTCAGCATTTTTTCGAACACTATAAAGATTTGGAGAAAGGTAAATGGGTCAAGATTGAGGGTTGGGGCGGTCCGGAGGATGCAAAAACAGAAATTCTTGATGGTGTCGCCAATTACAAAAAATCCAAAGAATAA
- a CDS encoding serine/threonine protein kinase, giving the protein MIPNTSLPTNSNATSPPIRRVGRFSITEKLGSGSNGTVYLGHDPVIDRAVAIKVLSPGLAIVDKKQREQQFINEARAAGRLSHPNIVTIYDASTEGGTTFIAMEFLHGKDLRELMESGKRFDIIETVNIICKVAEALAYAHEHGVIHRDIKPANIFILTNKQPKVLDFGIARAPNRVLDDKGNPAETLFNNNILGTPNYMSREQALGQQVDALTDVYSLGAVMYEMLTMQKPFQSHNIDKLLYQIANKTPKAPMEIRPSIPEKLSYITMKAMQKDPVARYKNAAEMAHALQKIIARDNRLKRNRQNNDKSVEIGASKKQTKSSLFWLSCIALIVALAAIVIVTLR; this is encoded by the coding sequence ATGATACCGAACACCAGTCTCCCAACTAATAGCAACGCAACTAGCCCTCCAATACGAAGAGTAGGACGCTTCTCCATTACCGAAAAATTAGGTAGCGGTTCAAACGGCACTGTGTATTTAGGGCATGATCCAGTAATCGACCGCGCTGTTGCGATTAAAGTTTTGTCTCCGGGTCTTGCAATTGTCGATAAAAAGCAGCGCGAACAACAATTCATCAATGAGGCGCGAGCAGCTGGAAGGCTATCCCATCCGAATATTGTTACTATTTACGATGCCTCTACTGAAGGTGGCACCACCTTTATCGCCATGGAATTCCTACATGGTAAAGACTTAAGAGAACTGATGGAAAGCGGCAAACGTTTCGACATCATCGAGACTGTTAATATCATTTGCAAAGTGGCCGAGGCATTAGCATACGCACACGAACATGGTGTTATTCATCGTGACATTAAGCCCGCGAATATTTTCATACTCACAAATAAACAACCCAAAGTACTTGATTTTGGGATCGCGCGCGCACCGAATCGTGTACTTGATGACAAAGGCAATCCCGCTGAGACCTTATTCAACAACAACATACTTGGCACACCCAATTACATGTCACGCGAACAGGCTTTAGGGCAGCAAGTTGATGCCTTAACCGATGTTTACTCACTCGGCGCTGTCATGTATGAGATGTTGACTATGCAGAAACCATTTCAGTCTCACAACATCGACAAATTACTTTACCAAATCGCCAATAAGACACCTAAAGCACCGATGGAAATTCGTCCAAGCATTCCGGAGAAATTGTCTTACATTACGATGAAGGCCATGCAAAAAGATCCAGTAGCTCGCTACAAAAATGCTGCAGAGATGGCACATGCATTGCAAAAAATAATCGCGCGAGATAATCGGCTTAAGCGCAATCGTCAAAATAACGACAAGTCTGTTGAGATTGGTGCATCGAAGAAACAAACCAAGAGCAGTCTATTTTGGCTAAGCTGCATTGCGTTAATAGTAGCGCTTGCTGCAATAGTTATAGTGACGCTTCGTTAA
- a CDS encoding GNAT family N-acetyltransferase, whose protein sequence is MNIPTVQTYYRMSILNSLNDVGQKQWDALVQSQNNANPFLSFAFLNALHESGSACEKTGWKMSYLCLWQENQLVASIPLYEKYHSYGEYVFDWAWADAYHKSGLNYYPKLLSAIPFTPVSGNRLIAKDAAAWRALLIELIKYQQSGNFSSTHILFPSNQETELLGKTGYLIREGIQFHWKNNNYLNFEEFLATLESKKRKNIRAERRKIKQSEIEFEHLKGSEMTQLNWEIFKQCYDQTYIEHHSSPYLNLDFFHRIGATMPENIQLVFAKKNGRTIAASLLIHDEKTVFGRYWGCLETIPCLHFETAYYQAIDFCIKNKIETFEGGAQGEHKMARGFLPQKTYSAHHLSDPRFSNAVAEYLEREKAGIAHYLTDLNEHTPYKVIFRGELT, encoded by the coding sequence ATGAACATTCCTACCGTGCAGACATATTATCGCATGAGCATCCTCAATTCTCTGAATGATGTTGGTCAGAAACAATGGGATGCATTAGTACAATCACAAAATAATGCGAATCCTTTTCTCTCGTTTGCATTTTTAAACGCCCTCCACGAATCAGGCTCAGCGTGCGAAAAAACGGGTTGGAAAATGTCTTACCTGTGTCTGTGGCAAGAAAATCAACTAGTTGCCTCTATCCCTTTATATGAAAAATACCATTCTTATGGTGAATATGTTTTCGACTGGGCCTGGGCGGATGCCTACCATAAGAGCGGACTCAATTATTATCCAAAATTACTCAGCGCCATTCCCTTTACACCCGTAAGCGGAAATCGTCTTATTGCCAAAGACGCTGCGGCGTGGCGCGCTTTATTGATTGAACTTATAAAATATCAACAATCTGGGAATTTCTCATCGACACATATACTGTTTCCGTCGAATCAAGAAACAGAGCTATTGGGTAAAACAGGATACTTAATACGTGAGGGAATCCAATTTCACTGGAAAAACAATAACTATTTAAACTTCGAAGAGTTTCTTGCAACGCTTGAGTCCAAAAAAAGAAAAAATATTCGCGCAGAGAGACGCAAGATCAAGCAAAGCGAAATTGAATTTGAGCATCTTAAGGGGAGCGAGATGACGCAACTCAACTGGGAAATTTTCAAACAGTGTTATGACCAGACTTACATCGAGCATCACTCCTCCCCCTATTTGAATCTTGATTTTTTTCATCGTATTGGCGCGACTATGCCAGAAAATATTCAACTCGTTTTTGCTAAAAAAAATGGCCGCACAATTGCAGCATCTTTATTAATACACGATGAGAAAACAGTTTTCGGACGCTACTGGGGTTGCCTGGAAACTATTCCCTGTCTTCATTTTGAGACCGCTTATTACCAAGCAATAGACTTTTGCATTAAAAATAAAATCGAAACGTTTGAGGGCGGAGCTCAAGGAGAGCATAAAATGGCACGCGGTTTTCTCCCTCAAAAAACATATTCAGCACATCACCTCAGCGATCCTAGATTCTCGAATGCTGTCGCCGAATATTTAGAAAGAGAAAAAGCAGGTATCGCCCATTATTTAACTGACCTAAATGAACATACACCATACAAAGTCATTTTCAGAGGCGAACTTACATAA